From the Cryptomeria japonica chromosome 2, Sugi_1.0, whole genome shotgun sequence genome, one window contains:
- the LOC131032221 gene encoding ethylene-responsive transcription factor ERF018-like codes for MVKPPNSLQKKTQELKGVRMRKWGKWVSEVRVPNSRARIWLGSYDSPQQAARAYDCAVYCLRGCKAKFNFPDSLPEIPSASSLSPVQIQAVAAKFAREEIRQAPDECSAFSTPESVCFTGSLTTLEEQEWMKLFDSLLQDIDRNPSLMFEDFPTFENIDFLPVEEKQGWNTNFKFTSSDEM; via the coding sequence ATGGTTAAGCCCCCAAACAGCTTACAGAAGAAAACACAAGAGTTGAAGGGAGTGAGAATGAGAAAATGGGGGAAATGGGTTTCGGAAGTGAGAGTGCCCAATTCCAGAGCCAGAATTTGGCTGGGCTCGTATGATTCTCCTCAACAGGCAGCTCGGGCTTATGACTGTGCTGTGTATTGCCTCAGAGGATGCAAAGCCAAGTTTAATTTTCCCGACTCTCTGCCGGAAATTCCATCTGCTTCGTCATTATCTCCGGTACAAATTCAAGCCGTTGCGGCCAAGTTCGCCAGGGAAGAAATCCGGCAGGCGCCGGATGAGTGCTCTGCATTTTCTACTCCTGAATCGGTGTGTTTTACGGGCAGTCTCACGACTTTGGAGGAGCAGGAGTGGATGAAGTTGTTTGACTCCCTTCTTCAGGATATTGATAGAAATCCGTCTCTTATGTTTGAAGATTTTCCCACATTTGAGAATATTGATTTTCTTCCGGTAGAGGAAAAACAGGGGTGGAACACAAATTTTAAATTCACGTCAAGTGACGAAATGTGA